The window GCAGAACTCCTTTGGAATTTAGCGCAattgaaaacaagaaaaatctaaaaaatccTCGAAATTTGAAGCTCACCGTTTCCACcatcattttctcatcaactactccattttcattttcgaaTCCCAAATGCATTTATATGCTAAATGCTAAATTCATTTCCATTTACCAGAACTGGGGCTTTCCCTGTTTCTTGTTTTCTATTCTAGCACTCAACAAACCCAAATGCCCCATTAATTTTTCATCGttgaattcataaaaatcacatCTTGGAAATGTGGGTTGTGTGTCTCCATTGTTTCGGATTGAGagattagtagtagtattctGCAATGGGGAGGCCGAGTTTTGCGGCGGCGCCGGCTGCGGCAGTGAGCGGTGGAGTGGAGAGGGAGGACTATTGGAGGAGCTTCGACAACTCTGTGAGTGCAGTGTCGTTTGGATTCGTTGCCACCGCTATTCTCATCTCCATGTTTCTTGTGATGGCTATTTTCGAGAGGTTTCTCCGCCCACCGTCGTCGGACGCTGCTGCCGCCGCCGGCCTTGACGGCGGTGTCGCAAATTTGAGAAAGATGGACTATCCTTCTCTAAAGGTGCAACCTTTTTCTCCCTTT is drawn from Salvia hispanica cultivar TCC Black 2014 chromosome 6, UniMelb_Shisp_WGS_1.0, whole genome shotgun sequence and contains these coding sequences:
- the LOC125196692 gene encoding uncharacterized protein LOC125196692 codes for the protein MGRPSFAAAPAAAVSGGVEREDYWRSFDNSVSAVSFGFVATAILISMFLVMAIFERFLRPPSSDAAAAAGLDGGVANLRKMDYPSLKMSVYAKEISVLMPGERMPTFIAQPAPAPCPPECVSRPTYTSS